The following nucleotide sequence is from Triticum dicoccoides isolate Atlit2015 ecotype Zavitan chromosome 7B, WEW_v2.0, whole genome shotgun sequence.
TGAATCTGGatcaggtagaatccatgttgagccgcgatccaaatcatagaatcctGTACAAAATTGTAGAATCCCGGCAGCTATGGACTATGTCCGATTCTACTAATTTATCTAAGCCGTTTGTTTGGTTGTAGCAGAACAGTATGCAATTGTCCAAACCCTTTTTCACATGTCTCATGGTCCCTTATTCCCCTCCCAAGCCAAAACACTCAGCCGTCGACATCTTTGATTTGGATCTCACAAACCCTAAATCAAAACTAAGGATCGGGCTTGTCTATGGATTGAATTGGCGTGAGAAGGAGGACATGTCAAGATTGATCGGAGAAGGAGCGCAAGAGCCTTCAAGGTTCAACACATCGGGTTAGCTATACAAGTGATCGACTATTCATGAACTCTAAAAAAACCTCCTAAGAAAATTCCGTGCATTGAAGATTGAAATTTTCTGTATATTTCCCTCTCATATGTGTGCCATACACACAAGCTAGATAGTAGGTTGTCCATGAAAAGAAGTGGGATACAACTAGCATTGATGTGTATGGGTTTTTCTCTACATTTAGTGTTAAAAATCTACAGAACCCATATAAATTTCTTGCGTGGATACAAAATATCTTACTtgagtaaatctagtagaatcctcgattccacgACTCGATTCTGTCTACGGAAAATCGAcccgactctgactaccttgcTCCACAACCTTCTGGACCTGCTTGAATGATATTTAGATCTTGCCATCTGATAGCTGCACGCTTTATCTCATCCACTACTAACTAGCAAAAATCCATCGTTGCCATATCTTCAAAAATAATACCATCTAGCATTGCCGCCTCCCTGCCTACACGGACAACAGGACCTGGGCATATCATCTTTGAGAAAAGGATAGAAAAGAAAACCTTTACAGCAAGCGCGTCATTTGAATCATCGACTACAAGCTGCTTCAACACAGTCCTCAGGTCTTTCGTGTCAACCACAGAAGCTTTGCTGAAACCCAACTCCGCCTTAAATCTAGCCATTGACTCATCATGGCCACTATCAGCTGGCATGGGAGCTGTGTCATCACCCATAGGGAACCCAAAACACGGATGCATGGTTTCTTTGCTGACTACAAGAACTTTATTAGGGCCACAGTCAATGCACATTGTGGTCGTGTCAATATTCTTCATCAAGTGACACATCAGAAGGCGCGACACATTGCCCTTCAGAACCCAGTTAAATACACAGCCGAAACCAGCCTTAGGAACAATATCTTTATGTCGTGTCTCAAGCAGAGCAACTGCCTCGGAAACCTCTCCCAAAGAACAATGAATAGTTACATTGATCCTATCACAAGCACCGGCATTTGATGCCACGGACTTTGTCGCCTTCTTCTTTGGTCCACTCCCAGCAACCTTGGGCCGACGCTTCCTAGAAACAACCTACCAATggaaaacaagcaaaaagaaggcagttAGCATGCAGACAACAGACCAGTTATTTAccaaaaaaaaggaaaacagaatAAACAAACATAGATTGGAACATATACATTATTCCCGTCGAGCCCAATGCCATCAATAGAAGGACCTCGACAACCACCTCCAGCCTCTGAACCCTCGAAAGAAACATGTTTTCCATCAAGCTTAACACTCTGATAGACACGATCAACCACTGGACCACTGGCAATGCGTGGACTCCAACGCGGAGATGGATCAACAATCTTACTGGCTACGCCGCTGGCTGGATGGGTGCCACGAAGTCCATGCTTAATCTTTGCAACAACTATCCCGCGCTTCCCATGACTAGAAGATACTACAGGGCCACCTTCACTCACCGAACCCACTTTTGCAGTTACATTCAGACTAGCAGAGACATCCAGTGATGTGCCAACTTGCACACGGACTCCAACACATGCATCTGGAACATGAGAACTGCTGGTGACATTTGTGGAATCAACTACACCTTTGGGGAGCCTCAACCGCTTCTTCCTCTCATGAGCATCAACTTTCTCTGGAAAAAATATCCGCTTCTCTACCTGCCTTATCTCCTCGTTCCTTAACTGCTGTGAGACCATATAATCCTGTGTAACAATCTCATTGCCCATGACTGACTGCTATTGCGTATCTCACAACACTGGAGTTGGGCTGCACGAAATATTGTCTCCATCGGAAGCCCTACATGGTTCAACATTGGGAGGCACACCCATGTTGCACGGCAGTGGGGAATTGGGCGCAACATGCTCGGCATTGATGTCATGGCAAGAATGCATGATCAAATTGTTAACATCTGGCGACGAAATACCTGCAAGTTCTAGAGCAAAAAATGCACCCGGAAAAACAGTTagataaaaaatataaaaacacaacAACTCAAAACAGCAACTAAAAAAATGAGGAAAACTAAATGAATCTGAACAAATTCCAACAAAAAACCTTCAACATTGTCAGCACTCATATGAGGAGCGCAAATGACACCATCGACTTTGCACAACTCATTTATTCCGCTCGCATTTGCCTTGCTATCAACCATACCACCCCCCTCACCTGCATCCTCATCACTGCCTTCGCCATTAACTAGTGACACCTTGCCCAAAGCAACGGCAGCAGCATCAACTCCTACTCGCATATTTAGACATGGATAGGAAAAGTTAGCAAGAAAAATTCGTGATGAACATACACAGAgaaatttaaaaacaaaaaagcAGTTAACTACTTCCATTTCTGAAGTTATGTGCAATTAACTGAAATATGATGACTAACCATTTGCACAACCAGCACCCCTTCTAATCGAACTCATCCCGATGAAAACAAACACCTCACACTCACCGCCGCCTGTATGCATATAGAAAATGACCCCAACTTAGATAGAAACTTATGACTGAAGACATGACGCATAAATCCAAAAAATGGCAATTAATAAAAACAAGAATCAATTGCCCCGCAACCATAGTACCAAGATGAATTCGGGAGAACAAATACTAATACACACCCACCCAACCACTCCCTCCCCGCGACGAAAACCTTAAGAAAACATACCTGAAGAACGGGCGAGATCCCCTTGCAGATCCaacgacgaggatgaagatgacTACCACCGCGCTAGGCAGAACAAAAACACGCCGTCTCCTGCTTCCGACGAATACCACCGCCCGACGGCCGGTTGGTTAGGGTTAGAAGCAATCATTGGTGACGGCGCCGCGGCGTCTGCCCTAGGGTGAAGGAAGTAGTTCCGGCGAGAGAAAATAAAGACAGAGGACCGCAAATGAAGTAGTTAAGACAGAGAGTCCATATGAGACGGCGCTGGTAACAGTCAGACAAATAGACGAAAATGACGCATAAAAACAAAAAGCCCATATAGGCCCACAAGCGCACACGCTTGTTAGCCCAACGCCCCAACCACCTCTCCCCTCCCAGATAGCCCAAATGTGCCCCGTTAGTTTGCTCAACCTAACTAATCAAAAGTTGATCATCCACGTCTGTTAGCACAAAACAAAAATACTAGCAGTTAGCTTGCGCTAAACAAACAGTTACTACTCGTAAAACAATGAGTTACAATTAAACATAGTGAATCAATTGCAGTTAGCCggacaaaaaatcatataaaaaaagATGACTTGTGTActatataaaaaaagaaagaaaaataaaaccaaaaataaTTTATATAGATATTGTTGGGGGCGTGCCCCACCAATCCCCTCCCACCTCGCAGTCAGCCCAAACATACCCCATCAGTTAGTAAACGAAAAAACCCAATCGCTTGAAGTTGACTCATACTTACCACACCCCTCCACCCCCCAAACAGCCCCGCGGTGGGCAGTTATCTCTGCTAGCTAATAGAAGGAAAAATGGACACTCCCTAAAGGGAAGTTATCTTATATTAGCTTCTGCAGTTATCTGTTGAAACTAAACGCTGCTTTGCGGCAGTTAATGCACACAAAACACCATATTCTATCCAGTCAACAAAGCCCTTTTCAGGAGTTATCTTTAATAGCTACCGCACTTAGCTATGAACAATCTCTTTCGGCAGATATCTttgctaactactccctccgttcctaaatatttgtttttctagagatttcaacaagtgactacatacggagcaaaatgagtgaatctacactctaaaatatgtctatatacatccgtatatgatagtcctttgaaatatctaaaaagacaattatttaggaacggagggagtaaatcctTGCGTGAAAAAAAAGAGGGCAGACTATTGAAAAGTTGTGTGTCAGTTATCTTTACTAGGTACTGTAGTTACGAGTGAACACTCCCTTCCGGCAGTTAACTCATGCAAGATCATTTGCTACAGTTAGCTTATTATTATAAGCCAGTTAGGTACTACTACATGCCGCTGGTTGACTCTATTTTCTTTTCGCCCGCGCAAAAAATGAAATCCCCAATGCAGAAAAACCAAAAATTACGCAAAACTAATTGCCGTAAAGACCCGTACACACCTAATGATACGACATTTACATGAGATTGCTGACATAAGCCTGGATACGAAAGGATTCCCACGCCCCGCAAACAGTCCATCTACAACAGACCAACCCACAAGTAATCCACCAAATCCAATGCCCGGAATGGAAAATTGAGCACCAACATAACAAAACTAAATGCTACATACGTCCGTGAATCAAAAAAGAACTAGAAAACATAAAATATGCCGAAGAATTATGACCCCCCACCCCCCGCTACCTAACAAGCTACAGAAACAAAAAGAACACCAGTTCTGCCACCGTCCAATGATCGAAAATGACAAATTAGTCCTAGAAATAACAAAAAATACATCGTAATTAAGAAAGCGGATCAAAATCATGACATGAAACATAACAGTTATGATGCATTATGACACTCGATTGCTAGTTcatctaaaaaaacagaaaatgcaaaAGAGACCCGCTCAATGATCAAATTCGCAAAAAACACGCTCAAAATTACGCATGCACGCGCTAAGTTTGTGTGAAAAAACATATTACACCTAAAACATACCGATTCCCATTAGATTCGACTACGGGACCGATCGAGACAGAGAGATTTTCTCGGTTCAAAAAAAGCGACGCGAAGCAGTTAGGCTTCCTTTCTCAGTGCAGTTAGATCTTGTCTTCCCAACAGTTAGGATGGGTTGCTGAATAGCTTATTCAGGAATCAGTTGCAGAATAGctcagatgtatatatatatatatacatgctatTCTTCTGTAGGCAGAGCAAATCACACGACTTATTAGGAGCAATCatatgtgttattattggtctttgcacacatttctgattacgggcCTGTTTcccacatatcacacacatcttgttcagttaaaccgtttccattgtgttgcctaatcacacacagttcatcctagtgaacggtatgacgtatatcgcacacaccctcatcttTCTGCCCATTTATGTTGTTCTTCATCATCACAAATAGTTCTTTTGTAAAAGTTTGCCACTCATCGCACACGCACATCTAATATGAACCTTGTTTGATGTTGATGCCATTACAAATGTTTTGCATCCTTTTTTACAGTTTtattacatcaccgtttgtgattgatgcatcgcacacagtttcgtcgaagggtctctaattcGACTCTcgcatttggaccatcctgcagtagtgccagTAGGAGAAACgtgcaagtccccaatagatgcacctacacaaacaatcaaacacttgcacccgatgcgataaaggggttgtcaatcccttcacggtcacttgcaaaggtgagatctaatagagatagataaaactaaataaaagataaaatattgttgggttttttggtttatagatttgaaaataaaagattgtgaaatagtagatcggaaactaatatgatggaaaatagacccgggggccataggtttcactagaggcttctctcttgaaggcaaataatatggtgggtgaacaaattactgtcgagcaactgatagaaaatcgcaaagttatggcgatatccaaggcaatgattatgcatataggcatcacgttcgtgtcaagtagactgactcctgcctgcatctactactattactccacacatcgaccactatccagcatgcatctagagtattaagttcataaagaacggagtaacgccttaagtaagatgacatgatgtagaggaataaactcaagcattaTGATGAAAACccgatctttttatcctcgatggcaacaatcaatatgtgtcttgctacccctactttatcactgggtgaaatcacgcaagattgaacccaatgctaagcacctctcccattgcaagagaaaccaatctagttggccaaacaaaactgataattcgaagagaaatacaaagatatcaaatcatgcatataagaattcagagaagcttcaaataatattcatagataagctgaccataaatccacaattcatcggatctcgacaaacgcaccgcaaaataagattacagcggatagatctccatgaacatcgaggataacatggtaatgagaatcagagagagagaagaagccatattgctactagctatggacccgtaggtttgaggtaaactactcatgcttcatcagaagggcaataaggtcgatgtagatgccctctgtgcttgaatccccctctggcaggatgccgtaaaaggccccaagatgggatctcaccggAACAGAAGGTTGCCGCAGCGGAAAAGTATTTTCATGGACTCCtttgagggttttggaatatatgtgaatatataggacgaagaggtaggtcaggggatccccgaggggggcacaaggtagggggagcccccctagggcacgccctccacccttgtcgctgCCTAGTGGCTCTTCTCGCTtcgactccaagtcctctgggtgtattctggtccaagaaaaatcatcgtgaagtttaattccatttggactccatttggtattccttttctgcgaaactcaaaaacaaggaaaaacagaaagtggcactgggctctaggttaataagttagtcccaaaatagtataaaatagcataataatgcatataaaacatccaaaacagataatataatagcatgaaacaatcaaaaactatagatacgttggagatgtatcaagcaataACTTTTGGAACAAAAAGATGTCTCGATTTTTGGGATAAGTGGATTTGCACAAGATTCGTTATGACGTCATGAGAGACTCCCCAAGTTTACCGAGGTGACATCATCTTTTCGTATGGTAGGTTATGAAGTTTTTTCAAGCTGTAATCTGAGACTCGGAGGGAAGACTCGTCAGACTAATAAATGGAAGATtggcatgaacaagttcaaataaatatggggcctaatgttggggatataaccccacaGTATAACCCGTGCTGAAAGGGTCGGGTCAAGTCATTGGCGACTCTTGGAGTTAGGCCTTAGATGGGTCAGGACGATCAAGACGCAGGACCAAAACTGCGGCTCACAAGATGGGCCGGCTTAGGAACCGAAGCCAGAAGGCAGTAGGCGGCCCCGAGGTGTAAGCCGCCATATGGTATCTTGTCATAAAAGGCAAGGCGACTTAGAGTTAGGCTCGGTCATGGATCGTGACCCAACCCAGACTCTTGTAAGCGGGAGGCTTCGACCTATATATAAAGGCGAGTCCCCGACATAGAATAGGGCAAGTTACAATCAACCGATAGCTAGGTCAAGCAaatccgctcccttgtaatcgatactcaagCAATAAGCAGAAaagtaggagtaggcttttacctccaccgtgaggggctgaACCTTGGTAAACTCGTGTCATTTGACCTGCTTAACCCCGATAAGCTAATCACCAATTGCGGTGGCCTGAcatctaagtcctcacactaggacatcttccatgacaaaaccacgatagaAATGTAATAAAGAAAAGGAATGGcgagatataattcaaatatatgatgcctggataaacaggatggcattgcatatttcacatatattatggctggctaaaaaagATGAGATTGCATagttcacatatatgatatagaaactaaacaggtagcaccacaaaacatgtctaaactaagcaaatgacatatatgatgtcgaaagtaagcactacaaggcaacatatgcatgatatgaccaacatcatcatgACAAGTTAGACCAAACACctcggggggtaaataggagtggtcagctccgTCTGAATCCACCTCTGAACAGATATCTTGCTCTGGATTACCATCTGGAGGAGGTGGAGAGTTTGCCATtacacccaccatggagcaatgtttgcatgacattgtattaccatgcaaaactcttctctttttctctacatgttcagcatgactatatACAATATCTGACAAGCATacgaaaaaatatagtgagattatgtaaggagagcatgcagaaatctagagtgatggtaacaaccagtggatagatccaaaaataatgatagcaggatgATGAtaactttaatttaataaaaagacatatgatgattgctttactgttTGTTTGAacatactgtttgtttcccacccaagatgaataaCATagacataccctaggtgaaccagataatagacatagatactattcattgtgcctcgatatgtgccccacgagcattttaaaactcaagattgaacattaatttggacctgacttggagtctaacaggtgaataggacgataaagtagcaggtaatattaagcaatgcataacataagtagaaacaaaagagtgcgacctctcttgcggaccagcgtactcctcaggttcatctgctgagtcgatgatggtgatgcagttGCGGTGGGTGTAGGTAGTAGGGAactagatctgaggcagcgaaagacagtcaagagtcgtgatgtctggtaggGTGGATCCTTTTGTCGATGGagtagctcaggtgaggtggacgacgtcgcgacaGCAGCAGgagaaaccacacaaagttttttcGACACCTATTTGTGACTGAAGTAATTCTGTGAGGGATCCTGTCATAGCCCTAGAATTATGCTTGTAATAagaggcattgcatccatgcatcatgtctaaattctgaaagttgaattgaggataGTGGAAACCCTCAGAAATATTCAACATTAAAATCTCTTAAAAGAAGTCcaggaaaatgttcctcttagtctttgAAAATATTGGCGAGAGATagaactcaaaccaatatttttagaggaCTAGAAGTAactattttgggcatttgaaattaaaTAATAAtgtatttgagttggatttatttctgctataaaagaaatatatgtccaataattcaaaaaaattgtgaggggctttggaataatccatttGGTGCCTGCAAAAATTATCAGAAGCAGAAAAATTAGTTTGGGGTCAAAAcccaaattaaaacaaatgtcaggaatagaaaacagaaagaaattcaTAAAAAAGGACTTACCTGGCTTACCTGGACGGCCCAATaggtagcccacctggccggccgagCCCACCAAGGGcggagtcatcttcttcttcctgccagtaggcagaggggaagcgtggcgcgcgcgcgcgcccccggccacctcatgcttgcccTTCCTCGACCCGATCCGCGTCTGGAGACGCCCGAGGCCCCTTCTCACTTTCCCCTCCTTCCTCTGCCTCGCCCCCTTCCTCTGGCCTCTCTTCCTCGCGCCATCGAGCACACCCGAGACCGCCGCTCGTCGTAGCCATGGCCACCGCGCTCCCCTCGCCCCCCTCCTGGTCCACGAGCTCCGCTATGACACGAAGCTCCTCCACACCAAAGCACACGATCCCGGAAGcaccatgtgacgcccccgattcagacgtacactaatcatgcacgcaaacgtgtacgatcaagatcagggactcacgagaagatatcacaacacaactctaaaacataaataagtcatacaagcatcataatacaagccaggggcctcgagggctcgaatacaagtgctcgatcatagacgagtcagcggaagcaacaatatctgagtacagacataagttaaacaagtttgccttaagaaggctagcacaaactgggatacagatcgaaagaggcgcaggcctcctgcctgggatcctcctaactactcttgatcgtcgtcagcggcctgcacgtagtagaaggcacctccagtgtagtaggaatcatcgtcgacggtggcgtctggctccagggctccaacatctggttgcgacaaccaggtagaagggaaaggggaaaagagggagaaaagcaaccgtgagtactcatccaaagtactcgcaagca
It contains:
- the LOC119342240 gene encoding uncharacterized protein LOC119342240; its protein translation is MGNEIVTQDYMVSQQLRNEEIRQVEKRIFFPEKVDAHERKKRLRLPKGVVDSTNVTSSSHVPDACVGVRVQVGTSLDVSASLNVTAKVGSVSEGGPVVSSSHGKRGIVVAKIKHGLRGTHPASGVASKIVDPSPRWSPRIASGPVVDRVYQSVKLDGKHVSFEGSEAGGGCRGPSIDGIGLDGNNVVSRKRRPKVAGSGPKKKATKSVASNAGACDRINVTIHCSLGEVSEAVALLETRHKDIVPKAGFGCVFNWVLKGNVSRLLMCHLMKNIDTTTMCIDCGPNKVLVVSKETMHPCFGFPMGDDTAPMPADSGHDESMARFKAELGFSKASVVDTKDLRTVLKQLVVDDSNDALAVKVFFSILFSKMICPGPVVRVGREAAMLDGIIFEDMATMDFC